In Achromobacter xylosoxidans A8, a single window of DNA contains:
- a CDS encoding MarR family winged helix-turn-helix transcriptional regulator, with amino-acid sequence MKKPKTATDPSQRKLAEFLCFAVYSTNLAFGRVYRPILDALGLTYTQYVTMIALFEEDAQTVSGLGEKLFLESNTLTPILKKLEGMGYLERVRDSADERQVRICLTEEGRLLREKTASINLSDACGLTSDQFKSLREQVVELRDNLVEAARSNGG; translated from the coding sequence ATGAAGAAGCCCAAGACCGCCACCGATCCGTCGCAAAGAAAGCTCGCGGAATTCCTCTGCTTTGCCGTTTACTCGACCAACCTGGCATTCGGCCGGGTGTACCGTCCGATCCTCGATGCGCTGGGGCTGACCTATACGCAATACGTGACGATGATCGCCCTTTTCGAGGAAGACGCGCAGACCGTCAGCGGCCTGGGGGAAAAGCTCTTCCTGGAGTCCAATACCCTTACGCCGATACTCAAGAAGCTCGAAGGCATGGGCTATCTGGAACGCGTGCGCGATTCGGCGGACGAACGGCAGGTGCGGATCTGCCTGACCGAGGAAGGTCGGCTGTTGCGCGAGAAGACCGCGAGCATCAATCTGAGCGATGCTTGCGGGCTCACGAGCGATCAATTCAAGTCGCTGAGGGAGCAGGTAGTCGAATTGCGCGACAACCTGGTCGAGGCTGCACGTTCGAACGGCGGCTAG
- a CDS encoding Ohr family peroxiredoxin — translation MPTQIQKVLLTGKTHTTLARNYASQGGEERLDIRLSTPNNPDLVHAFEDIQPHPTAEQLFAGAWSACYSSALEVIAKQMKVQLPADRAVEVEVDLGMSGSAYLLQARFNVFLPGLDPALAEQIAHSADEICPYSKATRGNIDVSLNVHVS, via the coding sequence ATGCCCACCCAAATCCAGAAAGTCCTCTTGACCGGCAAGACCCATACGACCCTCGCCCGCAACTACGCCTCGCAAGGCGGCGAGGAACGGCTCGACATCCGTCTTTCGACCCCCAACAACCCGGACCTGGTCCACGCTTTCGAAGATATCCAGCCGCATCCGACGGCGGAACAGCTTTTCGCCGGCGCCTGGTCCGCCTGCTACAGCAGCGCGCTGGAAGTCATCGCCAAGCAGATGAAAGTGCAATTGCCGGCCGATCGCGCGGTAGAGGTGGAAGTCGACCTGGGCATGTCGGGCAGCGCCTACCTGCTCCAGGCCCGCTTCAACGTGTTCCTGCCCGGACTGGACCCGGCCCTCGCCGAACAGATTGCCCACTCGGCCGACGAAATCTGCCCGTACTCGAAGGCCACCCGCGGCAACATCGACGTGAGCTTGAACGTGCATGTGTCCTGA
- a CDS encoding cytochrome c biogenesis protein DipZ — MLIILVAFLGGVLTIVSPCILPILPFVFARGAGSFRTHALPLLAGMAVAFAAVASLAAVGGAWVVTLSEGARYAAMGLLALFGLALLLPAVGDWMSRPLVALGNRLTSATPGSARTAPLLSLGLGIGTGLLWAPCAGPILGLLLTSAALNGANIQTSLLLLSFASGAAVALAAALWLGRGMATALRRMLPAAHGLRRLAGAAVLAGVTLPALGWNPALLSSASAPGAARLEQQLVEQLRPSEPAQAAPRVNGPLASLPDARGWLNSGPLSATDLDGKIVLVDFWTYSCINCLRTLPYLKTWHDKYKDAGLEVIGVHTPEFAFEKSPANVRRAVADLGIQYPVAQDNEFKIWRAFRNQSWPAFYLLDGQGRLRYTVAGEHDYAQTERMIQRLLAEAGRTLPDSGVALPAAHGVEAPPQWSTLHSGESYLGYGKATSYAPGGTPIRQDRDTAYVPAAGLGANQWTLAGSWRLEPERAVVTGNHGRIIQRFRARDLHMVLGPSADGRPVRFRVTLDGRPPLVDHGTDVNEQGEGVIDRQKLYQLIRQQAPDRDRVFQIEFLEPGAEAYAFTFG; from the coding sequence ATGCTGATCATTCTTGTGGCCTTTCTCGGCGGCGTCCTCACCATCGTGAGCCCCTGCATCCTGCCCATCCTGCCTTTCGTGTTCGCACGCGGAGCGGGTTCATTCCGGACTCATGCCCTGCCCCTGCTCGCGGGCATGGCGGTCGCCTTTGCGGCAGTCGCGAGCCTCGCGGCGGTCGGCGGAGCCTGGGTCGTGACGCTCAGCGAGGGCGCGCGCTACGCCGCGATGGGATTGCTGGCGCTTTTCGGATTGGCGCTCTTGCTGCCCGCCGTGGGCGACTGGATGAGCAGGCCCCTGGTTGCGCTGGGCAACCGCTTGACCAGCGCGACGCCTGGCTCGGCTCGCACCGCTCCGCTGCTGTCCCTCGGGCTGGGCATAGGCACCGGCCTGCTGTGGGCGCCGTGCGCCGGTCCCATCCTGGGGCTGCTGCTCACCAGCGCGGCGCTCAACGGGGCCAACATCCAGACCTCCTTGCTGTTGCTGTCATTCGCATCCGGCGCGGCGGTGGCGCTGGCCGCGGCGCTCTGGCTGGGGCGCGGCATGGCGACAGCCCTGCGCCGCATGCTGCCGGCGGCCCATGGTTTGCGCCGGTTGGCTGGCGCCGCCGTCTTGGCCGGCGTTACCCTGCCGGCGCTCGGCTGGAACCCCGCGCTCCTGTCCAGCGCCTCTGCGCCGGGCGCCGCACGGCTGGAGCAGCAACTGGTCGAACAGCTGCGTCCGAGCGAACCCGCCCAAGCGGCGCCGCGCGTGAACGGTCCGCTGGCGTCGCTACCAGACGCCCGCGGCTGGCTGAATTCAGGCCCGCTCAGCGCGACCGATCTCGACGGCAAGATCGTGCTGGTCGACTTCTGGACCTACTCCTGCATCAACTGCCTGCGCACGCTGCCCTATCTGAAGACCTGGCACGACAAGTACAAGGATGCGGGGCTGGAAGTGATAGGCGTGCATACACCCGAATTCGCTTTCGAGAAGAGCCCGGCCAATGTGCGCCGCGCGGTCGCGGATCTGGGCATCCAGTACCCGGTCGCCCAGGACAACGAGTTCAAGATATGGCGCGCGTTCCGCAATCAGTCCTGGCCCGCCTTCTATCTGCTCGATGGCCAGGGCCGCTTACGGTACACCGTCGCGGGCGAACACGATTACGCGCAGACAGAGCGCATGATCCAGCGTCTGCTTGCCGAAGCAGGCCGGACGCTGCCCGACAGCGGCGTCGCCCTGCCCGCGGCTCACGGCGTGGAAGCGCCCCCGCAGTGGTCAACGCTGCATTCGGGCGAGAGCTACCTCGGTTACGGCAAGGCCACGAGCTACGCGCCGGGCGGCACCCCGATCAGGCAGGACCGGGACACGGCCTATGTCCCCGCCGCCGGACTGGGCGCCAACCAGTGGACGCTGGCCGGATCGTGGCGGCTGGAGCCGGAGCGCGCGGTGGTTACCGGCAACCACGGCCGCATCATCCAGCGCTTTCGCGCGCGCGACCTGCATATGGTGCTGGGCCCATCCGCCGATGGCCGGCCGGTGCGCTTTCGCGTCACGCTGGATGGCCGGCCGCCACTCGTCGATCACGGGACGGACGTCAATGAACAGGGCGAGGGAGTCATCGACCGGCAGAAGCTGTATCAATTGATCCGCCAGCAGGCGCCGGACCGCGACCGGGTCTTCCAGATCGAATTCCTGGAGCCAGGCGCAGAGGCTTACGCCTTTACGTTCGGCTAG
- a CDS encoding spore coat U domain-containing protein yields the protein MKAIGSAAILSATIGFSLPGAALAQVYENGSSTATFNVSLTVQANCTIAADPLVFPSTGLLSAPVNQETTLRVTCTNTTPYNVGLDAGTATGSTIANRQLAGTAPGNTGTNVGYQLYQNAGRTTVWGNTQGTDTVGGTGTGTAQALTVYGRVPPQAAPAPDTYQSTVTATVYF from the coding sequence ATGAAGGCCATCGGTTCTGCTGCGATTCTGTCTGCGACTATCGGCTTTTCCCTGCCCGGCGCGGCCCTGGCCCAGGTCTACGAGAACGGGAGTTCGACGGCGACTTTCAATGTGTCCCTGACCGTGCAGGCGAATTGCACGATTGCGGCCGATCCGCTGGTGTTTCCGTCCACCGGCCTCTTGAGCGCACCGGTAAACCAGGAAACGACGCTCAGGGTCACCTGCACCAATACCACTCCCTACAACGTGGGCCTGGATGCCGGGACCGCCACGGGGTCGACGATTGCAAACCGTCAGCTCGCAGGCACGGCGCCTGGCAATACCGGCACCAATGTGGGCTACCAGCTCTATCAAAACGCCGGCCGCACGACGGTGTGGGGCAACACCCAGGGTACGGACACCGTGGGCGGCACCGGCACGGGCACGGCCCAGGCGCTGACCGTCTACGGCCGGGTTCCGCCCCAGGCCGCCCCCGCGCCGGATACCTATCAATCGACGGTCACGGCCACCGTCTACTTCTAG
- a CDS encoding molecular chaperone, translated as MTMLGIVRQAAGACLFGMALQAHAASLQISPVILNMDGAERATSMTLRNEGAEPIYGQVRVYAWRQTTTEDVLQETAALVASPPMIQIAPGGTQVVRLLQPEAAKRPGEASYRLIIDEIAPPDPLRATGVQVRLRYSVPVFVGAAPQIPAQRHLTWSLVRDGRDWALRVDNSGAHRAQLSDVALVVNGKRHSLRDGLLGYVLGGSARQWPLPFQPATHGAITVDARVNSVPVQADVQADTGK; from the coding sequence ATGACGATGCTTGGGATCGTTCGCCAGGCGGCGGGAGCCTGTCTCTTCGGCATGGCATTGCAGGCGCATGCCGCCAGCCTGCAGATCTCGCCGGTGATCCTGAACATGGATGGCGCGGAGCGCGCCACCAGCATGACCTTGCGCAACGAAGGCGCCGAGCCCATCTATGGCCAGGTCCGCGTCTACGCCTGGCGCCAGACCACGACCGAGGATGTGCTGCAGGAGACCGCGGCCCTGGTGGCTAGTCCGCCCATGATCCAGATCGCGCCGGGCGGCACGCAAGTCGTCCGCCTGTTGCAGCCCGAGGCCGCCAAGCGTCCGGGCGAAGCGTCGTATCGCCTGATCATCGACGAGATCGCGCCGCCCGACCCATTGCGGGCGACGGGCGTGCAGGTGCGGCTGCGTTACTCCGTGCCGGTGTTCGTGGGAGCCGCCCCGCAAATTCCGGCGCAACGGCACCTGACATGGTCCCTGGTACGCGATGGCCGCGATTGGGCCTTGCGGGTCGACAATAGCGGCGCGCACCGCGCCCAGCTCAGCGATGTGGCGCTCGTCGTCAATGGCAAGCGCCACAGCTTGCGGGACGGCTTGCTGGGCTATGTCCTGGGCGGCAGCGCGCGCCAATGGCCGCTGCCCTTCCAACCCGCGACGCACGGGGCGATCACGGTCGATGCGCGGGTCAACAGCGTTCCCGTCCAGGCGGACGTGCAAGCCGACACAGGGAAGTGA
- a CDS encoding fimbria/pilus outer membrane usher protein — protein sequence MLAVAAVHCGARAQPAPAAAIGQAAIEVYLNVSFGGQPSHQIARFEDQHGRLSARGADLRGMGIDTQALGISDETRVPLDRIPGLRYRYDAAAQDVDLDMPVRYRIPNRIDARGLSPVAAATADRGLLINYDLYARTDRENPLAIWSEQRYFDQHGVFSNTGTAYLYRDLRRYVRFDSSWTRSDPATLTATQVGDTISGSLAWSRSIRMGGLQWRRNFSLRPDLVTFPMPDFAGSAVVPSAVDVYINNIRRYSGNVPSGPFVVDNVAGITGYGQANLITRDALGRPVSQSVPIYIDTRLLAQGMSSYSVEAGFLRRAYGWRSFDYKDDPAFSGTWQYGVSNALTVEAHGEASAGLYNAGAGMLAKLGMAGVINASLAGSLGRNTGLQAGLGYQYVDERYSIDIQSLRAISDYADLAGNDGIPVPRASYRATLAVPLGGGQTVSLSYIGQRYPGVEAAHIGSVAYSSRLGNRATLTMSAYQDFNDSGSRGAFLSLGITLGDVSLNAMAGRQDGGTYTNASAIRSPDYGGGFGWGVQAGTYEAGRYEQGWGRYLGRYGEITLGAQRYDGRTTGELDVNGALVFMDGVAQASRRIDDGFALVSAGEPGLPILHQNRVIGHTGSDGHMVVPDLNSYQTNTLELDGLDLPPNAQVSAYALDVVPQSRSGVLAEFGITREAAATIDLVDGDGKPLPVGAQVVHRESGSESVVGYGSQTFVRNLGKLNHLDVRGQDLACTARFAFQAPADGSLPRLGPVACVEPQP from the coding sequence ATGCTCGCCGTCGCAGCCGTTCATTGTGGCGCGCGGGCGCAGCCCGCCCCGGCGGCGGCCATCGGGCAAGCGGCCATCGAGGTCTATCTGAACGTCAGCTTCGGCGGCCAGCCCAGCCATCAAATCGCGCGTTTCGAAGACCAGCATGGCCGCCTGTCGGCGCGCGGCGCGGACTTGCGGGGGATGGGGATCGATACCCAGGCCCTGGGCATATCGGACGAGACACGCGTTCCCCTGGACCGGATTCCGGGCCTGCGGTACCGCTACGACGCGGCCGCGCAAGACGTCGATCTTGACATGCCGGTGCGCTATCGCATCCCGAATCGCATCGATGCGCGCGGCCTGAGCCCGGTTGCCGCCGCGACTGCGGATCGGGGACTGCTCATCAATTACGATCTTTATGCCCGCACCGACCGCGAGAACCCGCTGGCAATCTGGAGCGAACAACGCTATTTCGACCAGCACGGGGTCTTCAGCAACACCGGCACGGCTTATCTGTACCGCGACCTGCGGCGCTATGTCCGCTTCGATTCCAGCTGGACCCGCTCGGATCCCGCCACGCTGACCGCCACCCAGGTGGGCGACACCATTTCCGGATCGCTGGCCTGGTCGCGCTCGATACGCATGGGCGGCCTGCAATGGCGGCGCAATTTCTCATTGCGGCCCGACCTGGTCACATTTCCCATGCCGGATTTCGCCGGCAGCGCCGTGGTGCCGTCCGCCGTCGATGTCTACATCAACAACATCCGGCGCTATTCCGGCAATGTTCCCAGCGGCCCTTTCGTGGTGGACAACGTGGCCGGCATCACGGGCTACGGACAGGCCAATCTCATCACGCGCGACGCCCTGGGCAGGCCGGTTTCGCAGTCGGTTCCCATCTACATCGACACGCGGCTGCTGGCGCAAGGCATGTCCAGCTATTCGGTCGAAGCCGGCTTTCTGCGCCGCGCCTACGGCTGGCGATCGTTCGACTACAAGGACGATCCGGCGTTCAGCGGCACATGGCAATACGGCGTCTCGAACGCCCTGACCGTGGAAGCCCATGGCGAAGCCAGCGCCGGGCTGTACAACGCGGGCGCGGGCATGCTGGCGAAACTGGGCATGGCGGGCGTCATCAATGCGTCCCTGGCCGGCAGCCTGGGCCGGAACACGGGCCTGCAGGCCGGCCTGGGCTACCAGTATGTGGACGAGCGCTATTCCATCGACATACAAAGCCTGCGCGCGATCTCCGATTATGCGGACCTGGCGGGCAACGACGGCATCCCTGTGCCCCGCGCCAGCTACAGGGCGACGCTGGCCGTGCCATTGGGCGGCGGGCAAACCGTATCGCTGAGCTACATCGGCCAACGCTATCCAGGCGTCGAGGCCGCCCATATCGGATCGGTGGCCTACAGCAGCCGCCTGGGCAATCGCGCCACGCTGACCATGAGCGCCTATCAGGACTTCAATGACAGCGGCAGCCGGGGCGCATTCCTCAGCCTGGGCATCACCCTGGGCGACGTCTCGCTCAATGCCATGGCCGGACGCCAGGACGGCGGTACGTACACCAACGCCAGCGCGATCCGCAGCCCCGACTATGGCGGTGGATTCGGCTGGGGCGTGCAGGCCGGCACCTACGAGGCGGGCCGGTACGAACAAGGCTGGGGCCGCTACCTGGGACGCTACGGCGAAATCACATTGGGCGCGCAGCGCTACGACGGACGCACCACGGGAGAACTCGACGTCAATGGCGCCCTGGTGTTCATGGACGGCGTAGCGCAGGCGTCCCGGCGCATCGACGACGGCTTCGCGCTGGTTTCCGCCGGCGAGCCTGGCCTGCCCATCCTGCATCAGAACCGGGTCATCGGCCATACCGGCTCCGACGGCCATATGGTGGTGCCGGACCTGAACAGCTATCAGACCAATACGCTGGAGCTCGACGGCCTGGACCTGCCGCCCAACGCCCAGGTGTCCGCCTATGCGCTCGACGTGGTGCCGCAGTCCCGTTCCGGCGTGCTGGCGGAGTTCGGCATCACCCGGGAAGCCGCGGCCACGATCGATCTGGTGGACGGCGACGGCAAGCCGCTGCCGGTGGGCGCGCAGGTCGTGCACAGGGAAAGCGGGTCCGAAAGCGTGGTGGGCTACGGCAGCCAGACCTTCGTGCGCAATCTGGGCAAGCTCAATCATCTGGACGTGCGGGGACAGGATCTTGCCTGCACTGCGCGGTTCGCCTTCCAAGCGCCGGCAGACGGCAGCCTGCCACGTCTGGGACCAGTGGCTTGCGTGGAGCCGCAGCCATGA
- a CDS encoding spore coat protein U domain-containing protein, whose translation MKQLIAALLLAALWLVGNSAQAQTCTVSMAPITFPNLNPVLGSSVTQTGTLSVTCTWGLLTGGYARVCVSLGIGSGSTVQDPRQMANGANRLQYRLAPSSSMSPPWGSSANGSTPVVVDLTQPLLGSQATVNQPITGQILPGQYTVPTVNNATTAYSETFPGVATFNYGFSILVRPACASLTSRGSYNFTVRANVTNNCTISANPLNFGSMADFRSARLANTTLAVRCTNNDAYRIRLNGGQNGTVNQRYLRDTTGTRLVRYDLHTSADRTVPWGDGTAGTAFVTGTGTGNIQQVQVYGRVPAQAAPVPGQYSDVVTATIEF comes from the coding sequence ATGAAACAGCTGATTGCCGCGTTGTTGCTGGCGGCCCTGTGGCTGGTGGGAAACAGCGCGCAGGCGCAGACCTGCACCGTGTCCATGGCCCCCATCACATTTCCGAACCTCAATCCGGTGCTCGGCTCGTCGGTGACGCAGACCGGCACGCTGAGTGTGACCTGCACTTGGGGACTGCTCACAGGGGGCTATGCCCGGGTGTGCGTGAGCCTGGGCATCGGCAGCGGATCAACCGTGCAAGACCCGCGGCAGATGGCTAATGGCGCCAACCGCCTGCAGTACCGGCTTGCGCCGAGCTCGTCCATGAGTCCGCCGTGGGGTTCGAGCGCCAACGGCTCGACGCCCGTCGTCGTCGACCTCACCCAGCCCCTGCTGGGAAGCCAGGCCACGGTCAACCAGCCCATCACCGGGCAGATCCTGCCAGGCCAATACACGGTGCCGACGGTCAATAACGCCACCACCGCCTACTCGGAAACCTTCCCTGGCGTGGCGACCTTCAACTACGGCTTCTCCATTCTGGTCCGGCCCGCGTGCGCATCGCTGACCTCCCGCGGCAGCTACAACTTCACGGTGCGCGCCAACGTGACCAACAACTGCACCATCTCCGCCAACCCCTTGAACTTCGGCTCGATGGCGGACTTTCGCTCTGCCCGCCTGGCCAATACGACGCTGGCGGTGCGCTGCACCAACAACGATGCCTACCGGATACGCCTGAACGGCGGCCAGAACGGCACCGTGAACCAGCGCTACCTGCGAGACACCACCGGCACGCGGCTGGTAAGGTATGACCTGCACACGTCGGCGGACCGCACGGTTCCCTGGGGCGACGGCACCGCGGGCACGGCATTCGTCACGGGCACGGGGACCGGCAACATCCAGCAGGTACAGGTCTATGGACGGGTACCCGCGCAGGCAGCGCCAGTTCCGGGGCAATACAGCGATGTGGTGACCGCCACCATCGAATTCTGA
- a CDS encoding mechanosensitive ion channel domain-containing protein, translating into MLCCLSLSWQAQAAGLLQPQAATSSSALTPAALADLLENPEARKALVDELRTQAAGAKPAAPRATGAAPVPAEPGLQERMADNVQRFLTGLATDMGQGVEDMRALASGDSLRMDGDAAGHALKPLALAAAAAILAFILLRMIAMYIYGRIDRWVAEQRHHPEAPPKRGAPTSMRVLSRRAGAIVGALAIDAGVVLLAAMAGGAAALWGTPGRGTLDTLAAVFLRAFVSVEIVKVLIRTVFAVKHPHLRLLPMTDDNARYWNAWLLRIATAAGYGTLLIDPVVSASLSPALGRLANLLIMLAVYVYAVRVIWRNRQTVRGHLDRRAASATTFMGSRLHILARVWHVLGIGYFTILLVVSQVDPTNALPFMARATAQTLLVIGVGSLLILLLNTVLAKPIRLPDDLRKRLPLLEARVNAYVPATLKLVGLIIRIVLVLLVLDAWRAFDLSRWLASDAGGAAIKMTVNIVIVLLIAALAWTVIASIIEHRLSQREGRGMPSARERTLLALFRNAALIVIVTMTLMVLLSQIGIDVGPLIAGAGVVGLAIGFGAQKLVQDIITGIFIQLENGMNENDVVQVAGVFGTVEKMTIRSVGIRTLDGGYHLVPFSSVDVVTNHMRDFSYHLGEYTIAHRESVDDAIAHLRAAFAELMTDTVLGPEILEDITVAGVTAVNEKGVTIRILIKTTPGMQWAVQRGYNRLLKKHFDAAGIELPYPHTVVYFGQDKRGYAPPANVFMQSERADEGEDARAAGHTRRPLEPAPRGEDSAEVLGNELEAHEEGEAPRT; encoded by the coding sequence ATGCTGTGTTGCCTGTCCTTATCCTGGCAAGCCCAGGCCGCCGGGCTGCTGCAACCGCAGGCGGCGACATCATCTTCCGCCCTGACCCCGGCCGCGCTGGCCGACCTACTGGAGAATCCCGAGGCACGCAAGGCGCTGGTGGACGAGCTGCGGACGCAGGCAGCGGGTGCGAAGCCAGCTGCTCCCCGCGCCACGGGCGCGGCCCCAGTCCCCGCCGAACCCGGCCTGCAGGAACGCATGGCCGACAACGTCCAACGCTTTCTGACTGGCCTGGCGACCGACATGGGCCAGGGCGTGGAAGACATGCGCGCGCTGGCCTCGGGCGACAGCCTGCGGATGGACGGCGACGCCGCGGGCCATGCCTTGAAGCCTCTCGCGCTGGCTGCCGCCGCCGCCATCCTCGCCTTCATCCTGCTGCGGATGATCGCCATGTACATCTACGGCCGCATCGACCGCTGGGTCGCCGAACAGCGCCATCATCCCGAAGCGCCTCCCAAGCGCGGCGCGCCGACCTCCATGCGCGTGCTGTCCCGCCGCGCGGGCGCCATCGTGGGCGCGCTGGCCATCGATGCGGGCGTAGTGCTGCTCGCCGCCATGGCGGGCGGCGCCGCGGCCCTGTGGGGCACGCCGGGCCGCGGTACGCTGGACACGCTGGCGGCCGTGTTCCTGCGGGCCTTCGTGTCGGTGGAAATCGTCAAGGTGCTGATCCGCACGGTGTTCGCGGTGAAGCATCCGCACCTGCGCCTCCTCCCCATGACGGACGACAACGCCAGGTACTGGAATGCGTGGCTGCTGCGCATTGCCACCGCAGCCGGTTATGGCACGCTGCTGATAGACCCCGTGGTCTCGGCGTCGCTGTCGCCCGCACTCGGCCGTCTGGCCAACCTGCTGATCATGCTGGCGGTCTACGTCTACGCCGTGCGCGTCATCTGGCGCAACCGCCAGACGGTGCGCGGACACCTGGACCGGCGCGCCGCCAGCGCGACCACGTTCATGGGCTCGCGGCTGCACATCCTGGCGCGCGTATGGCATGTACTGGGCATAGGCTATTTCACCATCCTGCTGGTGGTCAGCCAGGTAGACCCGACCAATGCGCTGCCTTTCATGGCCCGCGCCACCGCGCAAACCCTGCTGGTGATCGGCGTGGGCAGCCTGCTGATCCTGCTGCTGAACACCGTACTGGCCAAGCCCATCAGGCTGCCGGACGACTTGCGCAAACGTTTGCCGCTGCTGGAGGCGCGCGTCAACGCCTATGTGCCCGCCACCTTGAAGCTGGTCGGCCTCATCATCCGCATTGTCCTGGTGCTGCTGGTCCTGGACGCGTGGCGCGCCTTCGACCTGTCGCGGTGGCTGGCCTCGGATGCCGGCGGCGCGGCTATCAAGATGACGGTGAACATCGTGATCGTGCTGCTGATCGCGGCCCTGGCCTGGACCGTGATCGCCAGCATCATCGAGCACCGCCTCAGCCAGCGCGAAGGCCGCGGCATGCCCAGCGCGCGCGAGCGCACCCTGCTGGCGCTGTTCCGCAACGCCGCGCTGATCGTCATCGTGACCATGACGCTGATGGTGCTGCTGTCGCAGATCGGCATCGACGTGGGGCCGCTGATTGCAGGCGCGGGCGTGGTCGGCCTGGCCATCGGCTTCGGCGCGCAGAAGCTGGTCCAGGACATCATCACGGGGATCTTCATCCAGCTCGAGAACGGCATGAACGAGAACGACGTGGTGCAGGTCGCGGGCGTGTTCGGCACGGTCGAGAAGATGACGATACGCTCGGTCGGCATACGCACGCTGGACGGCGGCTACCATCTGGTGCCGTTCTCGTCCGTGGACGTGGTGACTAACCACATGCGCGACTTCTCCTATCACCTGGGCGAATACACCATCGCGCATCGCGAAAGCGTGGACGACGCGATCGCGCATCTGCGCGCCGCCTTCGCCGAGTTGATGACCGACACGGTGCTGGGACCCGAGATCCTCGAAGACATCACGGTCGCCGGCGTCACCGCGGTCAACGAAAAGGGCGTGACCATCCGCATCCTGATCAAGACCACGCCGGGCATGCAGTGGGCGGTGCAGCGCGGCTACAACCGGCTCCTGAAAAAGCACTTCGACGCCGCCGGCATCGAACTGCCCTACCCGCACACCGTGGTGTACTTCGGCCAGGACAAGCGGGGCTACGCACCACCGGCGAATGTCTTCATGCAATCCGAGCGCGCCGACGAAGGCGAGGACGCCCGCGCGGCCGGGCACACCCGACGCCCGCTGGAACCCGCGCCGCGCGGCGAGGATTCGGCCGAGGTGCTGGGCAACGAACTCGAGGCGCACGAGGAAGGCGAAGCGCCGCGTACGTAG
- a CDS encoding glutathione S-transferase family protein — protein sequence MGLVAALEWLGQPYRLCRVDMLGDMRLPSYARINARHETPAFVSERGAVFTETMAIARWIENRDNERRISFDPLSPESDRMHQFMAFLNTGFTAAFTPHWVALEMDPPDPALQKTLREWGAQRVIERHDKLEAMLGDTPFVVGDRPTLADAVLVGVARWLDFHEVAAKSRWPKLAALRQRLESDPAVQYAIALEDGGSPAYSGLCKGHVPLETVIATYGK from the coding sequence ATGGGGCTTGTCGCCGCGCTGGAGTGGTTGGGCCAACCCTACCGCTTGTGCCGCGTGGACATGCTTGGGGATATGCGGCTGCCTTCTTATGCGCGGATCAATGCGCGCCACGAGACGCCTGCATTCGTCAGCGAACGAGGAGCAGTGTTCACGGAAACCATGGCGATAGCGCGGTGGATCGAGAACCGGGACAACGAACGCAGGATCAGTTTCGATCCACTTTCGCCCGAATCCGATCGCATGCATCAGTTCATGGCCTTCCTGAACACCGGCTTCACCGCCGCCTTCACCCCGCACTGGGTCGCCCTGGAGATGGATCCGCCCGATCCGGCTTTGCAGAAGACCCTGCGGGAATGGGGCGCGCAGCGCGTCATCGAGCGTCACGACAAGCTGGAGGCGATGCTGGGCGACACGCCGTTCGTGGTGGGCGACCGTCCGACCTTGGCGGACGCGGTGCTGGTCGGCGTGGCGCGCTGGCTGGATTTTCATGAGGTCGCCGCAAAGTCCCGCTGGCCCAAGCTGGCGGCGCTGCGGCAGCGTCTGGAAAGCGACCCGGCAGTCCAATATGCCATCGCGCTGGAAGATGGCGGAAGCCCCGCCTACTCGGGGCTCTGCAAGGGCCATGTTCCGCTGGAAACGGTGATCGCGACCTACGGGAAGTAA
- a CDS encoding winged helix-turn-helix transcriptional regulator, whose protein sequence is MKDLVSRCPIEEAMQILSGRWPTLLIYYLKEGTKRFSDLRRDNPTISHRMLTLELRKLELAGIVRRTDFDGYPRRVEYDLTPSGKTLVPLLDALGDWWDDNGAASEDAA, encoded by the coding sequence ATGAAAGACCTGGTTTCGCGCTGCCCCATCGAAGAAGCCATGCAGATACTGAGCGGCAGATGGCCGACGCTGCTGATCTACTACCTCAAGGAAGGCACCAAGCGCTTCAGCGACCTGCGCCGCGACAATCCGACCATTTCGCATCGGATGCTGACGCTGGAGTTGCGCAAGCTGGAATTGGCCGGCATCGTCCGGCGCACCGATTTCGACGGTTATCCGCGGCGCGTGGAGTATGACCTCACGCCTTCGGGCAAGACGCTCGTGCCACTGCTGGATGCGCTGGGCGATTGGTGGGATGACAATGGAGCGGCGTCCGAAGACGCCGCCTGA